A stretch of the Streptomyces venezuelae genome encodes the following:
- a CDS encoding ABC transporter ATP-binding protein codes for MPETEAILEVRGLVKHYPLTRGVLFKKHVGAVKAVDGVDFTLGAGETLGIVGESGCGKSTVARMLVHLERPTAGSIAYKGEDVTRLSGKALRAVRRNIQMVFQDPYTSLNPRMTVGDIIGEPYEIHPEAAPKGDRRRKVQELLDVVGLNPEYINRYPHQFSGGQRQRIGIARGLALRPEIIVADEPVSALDVSVQAQVVNLLERLQSEFRLSYVFIAHDLSIVRHISDRVGVMYLGRIVELGTDTEIYAHPTHPYTQALLSAVPVPDPQARARRERIILSGDVPSPAHPPSGCRFRTRCWKAQPRCAAEVPLLAVPEAFRDTGGPAAHASACHFAAEKQVVPPEGGAPPPSAGPGPELR; via the coding sequence ATGCCTGAGACCGAAGCCATCCTGGAAGTCCGCGGCCTGGTCAAGCACTACCCGCTCACCCGGGGCGTCCTCTTCAAGAAGCACGTCGGCGCGGTCAAGGCGGTCGACGGGGTCGACTTCACCCTCGGCGCCGGCGAAACCCTGGGCATCGTCGGCGAATCCGGCTGCGGCAAGTCCACCGTCGCCAGGATGCTGGTCCACCTGGAACGCCCGACCGCGGGCTCGATCGCGTACAAGGGCGAGGACGTCACCCGGCTGTCCGGCAAGGCCCTGCGCGCCGTCCGCCGGAACATCCAGATGGTCTTCCAGGACCCGTACACCTCCCTGAACCCCCGGATGACGGTCGGCGACATCATCGGCGAGCCGTACGAGATCCACCCCGAGGCGGCCCCCAAGGGCGACCGGCGCCGGAAGGTGCAGGAACTCCTCGACGTGGTCGGCCTCAACCCGGAGTACATCAACCGCTATCCGCACCAGTTCTCCGGAGGCCAGCGGCAGCGCATCGGCATCGCCCGGGGCCTCGCCCTCCGGCCCGAGATCATCGTCGCCGACGAGCCGGTCTCCGCCCTGGACGTCTCCGTCCAGGCCCAGGTGGTCAACCTGCTGGAACGCCTGCAGTCCGAGTTCCGGCTCTCCTACGTGTTCATCGCGCACGACCTCTCGATCGTCCGTCACATCTCCGACCGGGTCGGGGTGATGTACCTCGGGCGGATCGTGGAGCTCGGCACCGACACCGAGATCTACGCCCACCCCACCCACCCCTACACCCAGGCGCTGCTCTCGGCCGTTCCGGTCCCCGACCCTCAGGCGCGCGCCCGCCGGGAGCGGATCATCCTCTCCGGGGACGTCCCCTCCCCGGCCCATCCGCCCTCCGGCTGCCGCTTCCGCACCCGCTGCTGGAAGGCGCAGCCCCGCTGTGCGGCCGAGGTCCCGCTGCTGGCCGTCCCCGAGGCCTTCCGCGACACCGGCGGCCCGGCCGCGCATGCCTCCGCCTGCCATTTCGCGGCGGAGAAGCAGGTGGTCCCGCCGGAGGGCGGGGCTCCGCCACCGTCTGCCGGGCCGGGACCCGAACTTCGTTAA
- a CDS encoding DUF6113 family protein: MTGTFTPGRIAALLALVVAGAVTGAAGWLVVDLWFPGGLLLALLALFGVFLGGRLALGGGLGVGAAATGWFLAYVVLSVPRPEGDFLLSSAGIGMYAYLLGGAVAAVICATMRGPVEGPVSAARPGK, from the coding sequence ATGACCGGCACCTTCACCCCCGGCCGGATCGCCGCCCTGCTGGCCCTCGTGGTGGCCGGCGCGGTCACCGGTGCGGCCGGCTGGCTGGTGGTCGACCTGTGGTTCCCCGGCGGCCTGCTGCTCGCCCTGCTGGCCCTGTTCGGGGTCTTCCTGGGGGGCCGGCTGGCCCTCGGCGGGGGCCTCGGCGTCGGTGCGGCGGCCACCGGCTGGTTCCTCGCCTATGTGGTGCTCAGTGTCCCGCGCCCGGAAGGCGACTTCCTGCTCAGCTCGGCCGGAATCGGTATGTATGCCTACCTTTTGGGTGGGGCGGTGGCCGCTGTGATCTGCGCCACGATGCGGGGACCGGTGGAGGGGCCGGTTTCGGCCGCCCGGCCCGGCAAGTGA
- the fdxA gene encoding ferredoxin, whose protein sequence is MTYVIAEPCVDVKDKACIEECPVDCIYEGQRSLYIHPDECVDCGACEPVCPVEAIFYEDDTPEEWKDYYKANVEFFDELGSPGGASKLGLIERDHPFIAALPEGINPPAH, encoded by the coding sequence GTGACCTACGTCATCGCGGAGCCTTGTGTCGACGTCAAGGACAAGGCATGCATCGAAGAGTGCCCCGTCGACTGCATCTACGAGGGCCAGCGGTCCTTGTACATCCACCCGGACGAATGCGTCGACTGTGGTGCCTGTGAGCCGGTCTGCCCGGTTGAGGCGATCTTCTACGAGGACGACACCCCGGAGGAGTGGAAGGACTACTACAAGGCGAACGTCGAGTTCTTCGACGAGCTCGGTTCGCCCGGTGGTGCCTCCAAGCTCGGCCTGATCGAGCGCGACCACCCCTTCATCGCAGCGCTGCCGGAGGGCATCAACCCGCCGGCGCACTGA
- a CDS encoding peptidoglycan binding domain-containing protein, whose amino-acid sequence MTSKPSTPAGDSDGPKTETTLTTRIRINIPGSRPIPPVVVRKPVAEAEAGDPVEPAEAAPEPAPAPAPAPAEPETSNWFAPRKPAAAAPAPAPAAAPAPAAPPAPAPGRPGLPTRQPQASAPGQAQPPAPAAAYGSGRPGGPGVGAGAPGSRPPGAGPRPGAPGGQAPHDFPGGPAGPGQAPGGPGFAPAGGGFAPDAGPGYGTGGPAPHGFAPAPGGSPAGPTGGPAFGTMPVSGPPRADEDFPGPGPAPSWPGPEFDGGAPTGALPRIDHPAAAPMPRPVPNPTPTPRPAPAASASEPVPAPAKKKGRSKLVLAGGGIVVLLGVAYGAGLLLNHSDVPKGTTVLGVDISGTREEAVAKLQTAFGNRAAAPLQLTVGGKQVELKPEKAGLSLDSQTTVRNAAGSDYNPVTVIGSLFGQERPATPVIPVDEEKLQVALQELAGTSGSAVEATIKFEPNKVTAVPGKAGSSLDVEASIGKVTDAYRALVETGQSAPVELPVTDKAPTVGQAELDRAMNEFAKPAMSGNVTVKAGAKSIPFGPSRSLPKILSMVVVDGKLVEKYDLAALKELYGNTFDGVQVMRGNGEKTAVTPEDVAGALGKALRGKTAAERVGVIETNAS is encoded by the coding sequence GTGACTTCCAAGCCGTCCACGCCCGCCGGCGACTCCGACGGGCCGAAGACCGAGACCACGCTGACGACCCGGATCCGGATCAACATTCCGGGTTCCCGGCCGATTCCGCCGGTGGTCGTACGCAAGCCGGTGGCCGAAGCGGAGGCCGGAGATCCGGTCGAGCCTGCCGAGGCCGCACCGGAGCCCGCCCCGGCTCCGGCGCCCGCCCCGGCCGAGCCGGAGACCAGCAACTGGTTCGCCCCGCGCAAGCCGGCCGCCGCTGCTCCGGCGCCGGCCCCGGCTGCCGCCCCGGCGCCCGCCGCGCCGCCCGCCCCGGCTCCGGGCCGGCCGGGACTCCCGACCCGTCAGCCGCAGGCCTCCGCCCCGGGCCAGGCACAGCCGCCCGCGCCGGCCGCCGCGTACGGCTCCGGCCGCCCGGGTGGCCCCGGTGTCGGTGCCGGCGCCCCCGGCTCCCGGCCGCCCGGCGCGGGCCCCCGCCCCGGCGCTCCCGGTGGCCAGGCTCCCCATGACTTCCCCGGCGGCCCCGCCGGCCCCGGCCAGGCCCCCGGCGGCCCGGGCTTCGCGCCCGCGGGCGGCGGCTTCGCCCCGGACGCCGGCCCCGGCTACGGCACGGGCGGGCCCGCCCCGCACGGCTTCGCCCCCGCCCCCGGCGGCAGCCCGGCCGGGCCCACCGGCGGCCCCGCCTTCGGGACCATGCCGGTCAGCGGCCCTCCCCGGGCCGACGAGGACTTCCCCGGCCCCGGGCCCGCCCCGAGCTGGCCCGGCCCGGAGTTCGACGGCGGTGCGCCCACCGGAGCCCTGCCGCGCATCGACCACCCGGCGGCTGCTCCGATGCCGCGGCCGGTCCCGAACCCCACCCCCACGCCCCGGCCGGCCCCCGCCGCCTCGGCCTCCGAGCCCGTCCCCGCCCCCGCCAAGAAGAAGGGCCGCTCCAAGCTGGTCCTGGCCGGCGGCGGCATCGTCGTGCTGCTCGGCGTCGCCTACGGCGCGGGCCTGCTGCTCAACCACTCCGACGTACCCAAGGGCACCACCGTCCTCGGCGTGGACATCAGCGGCACCCGCGAAGAGGCCGTCGCCAAACTGCAGACCGCCTTCGGTAACCGGGCCGCCGCCCCGCTGCAGCTCACCGTCGGGGGCAAGCAGGTCGAGCTGAAGCCCGAGAAGGCCGGGCTGTCCCTGGACAGCCAGACCACCGTGCGCAACGCCGCCGGCAGCGACTACAACCCGGTCACCGTGATCGGCTCCCTCTTCGGCCAGGAGCGCCCGGCCACCCCGGTCATCCCGGTCGACGAGGAGAAGCTCCAGGTCGCCCTCCAGGAGCTGGCCGGCACCTCCGGCAGCGCCGTCGAGGCGACGATCAAGTTCGAGCCGAACAAGGTCACCGCGGTCCCCGGCAAGGCCGGCAGCAGCCTGGACGTGGAAGCCTCCATCGGCAAGGTCACCGACGCCTACCGCGCCCTGGTGGAGACCGGCCAGTCGGCGCCCGTCGAGCTCCCGGTGACGGACAAGGCCCCGACGGTCGGCCAGGCCGAACTCGACCGGGCCATGAACGAATTCGCCAAGCCCGCCATGTCCGGGAACGTCACGGTCAAGGCGGGCGCCAAGTCCATCCCCTTCGGCCCGTCCCGCTCGCTTCCCAAGATCCTCAGCATGGTGGTGGTGGACGGCAAGCTGGTCGAGAAGTACGACCTCGCCGCGCTCAAGGAGCTCTACGGGAACACCTTCGACGGGGTCCAGGTCATGCGCGGCAACGGCGAGAAGACCGCGGTCACCCCGGAGGACGTGGCCGGCGCCCTCGGCAAGGCCCTGCGCGGCAAGACCGCCGCCGAACGGGTCGGGGTCATCGAGACCAACGCGAGCTGA
- the mshB gene encoding N-acetyl-1-D-myo-inositol-2-amino-2-deoxy-alpha-D-glucopyranoside deacetylase, producing the protein MNGLPARRLLLVHAHPDDESINNGVTMAKYAAEGAHVALVTCTLGEEGEVIPPELAHLAAGQEDTLGRHRVGELAAAMAELGVSDHGFLGGPGRYRDSGMMGVEQNHRPGAFWSADLDEAAGYLVEVIRRIRPQVLVTYDPNGGYGHPDHIQAHRVAMRAAVLAAEPEFRPGLGAPHTIGKIYWNRVPRSVVEEGFAKLHAAGAASPFPGIATPEDVPGVVEDARITAEISDDRDGAYEAAKAAAMRAHATQIAVDGPFFALSNDLAQPLFEREYYELVQGRSGAPAGERERDLFAGVEEAAR; encoded by the coding sequence ATGAACGGTCTTCCCGCCCGTCGTCTGCTCCTGGTGCACGCGCACCCGGACGACGAGTCGATCAACAACGGCGTCACCATGGCCAAGTACGCGGCCGAGGGTGCCCATGTCGCCCTGGTGACCTGCACGCTCGGCGAGGAGGGCGAGGTCATTCCGCCCGAGCTCGCCCATCTGGCGGCCGGTCAGGAGGACACGCTGGGCCGCCACCGGGTGGGCGAGCTCGCCGCGGCGATGGCCGAGCTCGGGGTGTCCGACCACGGCTTCCTCGGCGGGCCCGGCCGCTACCGCGACTCCGGGATGATGGGCGTGGAGCAGAACCACCGTCCGGGCGCCTTCTGGTCCGCCGACCTCGACGAGGCCGCCGGGTACCTCGTGGAGGTGATCCGGCGGATCCGTCCGCAGGTCCTGGTGACATACGACCCGAACGGCGGATACGGCCACCCCGACCACATCCAGGCCCACCGGGTGGCCATGCGCGCCGCCGTGCTGGCCGCGGAGCCGGAGTTCCGGCCCGGACTCGGCGCGCCGCACACCATCGGGAAGATCTACTGGAACCGGGTGCCGCGCTCGGTGGTCGAGGAGGGCTTCGCCAAGCTCCACGCCGCCGGTGCCGCCTCGCCGTTCCCCGGCATCGCCACCCCCGAGGACGTGCCCGGGGTGGTCGAGGACGCCCGGATCACCGCGGAGATCTCCGACGACCGCGACGGCGCGTACGAGGCGGCCAAGGCGGCGGCGATGCGCGCCCATGCCACCCAGATCGCCGTCGACGGCCCGTTCTTCGCCCTCTCCAACGACCTGGCGCAGCCACTCTTCGAGCGCGAGTACTACGAGTTGGTCCAGGGCCGCTCCGGAGCCCCGGCCGGCGAGCGCGAACGCGACCTGTTCGCCGGGGTCGAGGAGGCGGCACGATGA
- a CDS encoding bifunctional succinyldiaminopimelate transaminase/glutamate-prephenate aminotransferase, whose translation MAAVSSRLPAFPWDRLEPFKATAAAHPDGIVDLSVGTPVDPVPELIQQALVAASDSPGYPTVWGTPALRDAIAGWVERRLGARAVGHRNVLPVVGSKELVAWLPTQLGLGAGDKVAYPRLAYPTYEVGARLCGAEAVVYDDPTELDPAGIRLLWLNSPSNPTGKVLAKEELIRIVAWAREHNILVFSDECYLELGWEAEPVSVLHEDVCGGSYEGLVAVHSLSKRSNLAGYRAAFLAGDPAVLGELLEIRKHGGMMTPAPVQAATVVALGDDAHVAEQRERYAARRSALRAALEAHGFRIEHSEASLYLWATRDEPCWDTVAYLAELGILVAPGEFYGEAGAQFVRVAFTATDERVAAAVKRLG comes from the coding sequence GTGGCCGCTGTTTCGTCCCGTCTGCCCGCGTTCCCCTGGGACAGGCTGGAGCCGTTCAAGGCGACCGCCGCCGCCCACCCGGACGGCATCGTCGACCTGTCGGTGGGCACTCCCGTCGACCCGGTTCCCGAGCTGATCCAGCAGGCCCTGGTCGCCGCCTCCGACTCTCCCGGCTATCCCACGGTGTGGGGGACCCCCGCGCTGCGCGACGCGATCGCCGGCTGGGTGGAGCGCCGCCTGGGCGCGCGGGCGGTGGGCCACCGCAACGTGCTGCCGGTGGTCGGCTCCAAGGAGTTGGTGGCCTGGCTGCCGACCCAGCTCGGCCTCGGTGCGGGGGACAAGGTCGCGTACCCGCGGCTGGCCTACCCGACGTACGAGGTGGGAGCGCGGCTCTGCGGCGCCGAGGCCGTGGTCTACGACGACCCGACCGAGCTCGACCCGGCGGGCATCAGGCTGCTGTGGCTCAACTCCCCGTCCAACCCGACCGGGAAGGTCCTCGCCAAGGAGGAGCTGATCCGGATCGTGGCCTGGGCCCGGGAGCACAACATCCTGGTCTTCAGCGACGAGTGCTACCTGGAGCTGGGCTGGGAGGCCGAGCCGGTGTCCGTGCTGCACGAGGACGTGTGCGGCGGCTCGTACGAGGGCCTGGTCGCGGTCCACTCGCTCTCCAAGCGGTCCAACCTGGCCGGATACCGGGCCGCCTTCCTGGCGGGCGACCCGGCCGTGCTCGGCGAGCTGCTGGAGATCCGCAAGCACGGCGGGATGATGACCCCGGCCCCGGTGCAGGCGGCCACGGTCGTCGCGCTGGGCGACGACGCGCATGTGGCGGAGCAGCGGGAGCGCTACGCGGCGCGCCGGTCGGCCCTGCGGGCCGCGCTGGAGGCCCACGGCTTCCGGATCGAGCACAGCGAGGCCAGCCTGTACCTGTGGGCGACCCGGGACGAGCCCTGCTGGGACACCGTGGCATACCTCGCCGAGCTGGGCATCCTGGTGGCGCCGGGCGAGTTCTACGGCGAGGCGGGTGCGCAGTTCGTCAGGGTCGCCTTCACCGCGACCGACGAGCGGGTCGCGGCGGCGGTCAAGCGCCTCGGCTGA
- a CDS encoding ABC transporter ATP-binding protein, which yields MLLEVRDLQVEFTTRDGVAKAVNGVDYAVDAGETLAVLGESGSGKSVTAQAVMGILDSPPGRITGGEILFKGQNLLKLKDEERRKIRGAEMAMIFQDALSSLNPVLSVGKQLGEMFEVHRGTSRRDARLKAVELMDRVGIPAAKQRVGDYPHQFSGGMRQRIMIAMALALEPSLIIADEPTTALDVTVQAQVMDLLAELQRELRMGLILITHDLGVVADVADRIAVMYAGRIVESAPVHQIYAAPAHPYTRGLLDSIPRLDQKGQELYAIKGLPPNLLAIPPGCAFNPRCPMARDRCRTDLPPLYPVTESPVPRSSACHFWKECLHA from the coding sequence ATGCTGCTCGAAGTCCGCGACCTCCAGGTGGAATTCACCACGCGGGACGGGGTCGCCAAGGCCGTCAACGGGGTCGACTACGCGGTGGACGCCGGCGAGACCCTGGCCGTGCTCGGCGAATCGGGCTCCGGCAAATCGGTCACCGCACAGGCCGTGATGGGCATCCTGGACAGCCCGCCCGGCCGGATCACCGGCGGCGAGATCCTCTTCAAGGGCCAGAACCTGCTCAAGCTCAAGGATGAGGAACGCCGGAAGATCCGCGGCGCCGAAATGGCGATGATCTTCCAGGACGCCCTGTCCTCCCTCAACCCGGTGCTCTCGGTGGGCAAACAGCTCGGTGAGATGTTCGAGGTCCACCGCGGCACCTCCCGCAGGGACGCCAGGCTCAAGGCCGTGGAACTGATGGACCGGGTCGGCATCCCGGCTGCGAAACAGCGGGTCGGCGACTACCCCCACCAGTTCTCCGGGGGCATGCGCCAACGCATCATGATTGCGATGGCGCTGGCCCTGGAACCCTCGCTGATCATCGCCGACGAGCCCACCACCGCCCTCGACGTCACCGTCCAGGCCCAGGTCATGGACCTGCTCGCCGAGCTCCAGCGGGAACTCCGGATGGGCCTGATCCTGATCACCCACGACCTCGGGGTGGTCGCCGACGTGGCCGACCGGATCGCCGTCATGTACGCCGGCCGGATCGTCGAATCGGCCCCCGTCCACCAGATCTACGCCGCCCCGGCCCACCCGTACACCCGCGGCCTGCTCGACTCCATCCCGCGCCTGGACCAGAAGGGCCAGGAGCTCTACGCGATCAAGGGACTGCCGCCCAACCTGCTGGCCATCCCGCCCGGCTGCGCCTTCAACCCGCGCTGCCCGATGGCCCGCGACCGCTGCCGTACAGACCTCCCGCCGCTGTACCCGGTCACCGAGTCCCCGGTGCCCAGGTCGAGCGCCTGCCACTTCTGGAAGGAGTGCCTCCATGCCTGA
- a CDS encoding ABC transporter permease — protein MPEPEHPEGPGYDPVGPRPREAVAPTGAGGPMDLALDEAESLERTPGAARRNGRLRTAAGRVGRPQDKARSLWSDAWHQLRRNPVFVISALLILFLVFISIWPQAIASGDPLQCDLSKSQQGSAPGHPFGYDTQGCDVYTRTVYGARASITVGICATVGAALLGSLLGGLAGFFGSWSDALLSRVADIFFGIPVVLGGLVFLSVVTSTTVWPVVGFIVLLGWPQIARIARGSVITAKQNDYVQAARALGAGNGRMLLRHVAPNAVAPVIVVATIALGTYIALEATLSFLGVGLRPPTVSWGIDISNAAPQIRNAPHMLLWPAGALSVTVLAFIMLGDAVRDALDPKLR, from the coding sequence ATGCCTGAGCCCGAGCACCCCGAAGGCCCCGGCTACGATCCGGTGGGCCCCCGCCCCCGCGAGGCCGTCGCACCCACCGGAGCGGGCGGGCCCATGGACCTCGCACTGGACGAGGCCGAGAGCCTGGAGCGGACCCCGGGAGCGGCCCGGCGGAACGGACGGCTGCGCACCGCCGCAGGGCGGGTCGGCCGCCCCCAGGACAAGGCCCGCTCGCTCTGGTCCGACGCCTGGCACCAGCTCCGCCGGAACCCGGTCTTCGTCATCTCCGCCCTGCTGATCCTGTTCCTGGTCTTCATCTCGATCTGGCCGCAGGCCATCGCCTCCGGCGACCCCCTCCAGTGCGACCTGTCCAAATCACAGCAGGGCTCCGCCCCCGGCCACCCCTTCGGCTACGACACCCAGGGCTGCGACGTCTACACCCGCACCGTCTACGGCGCCCGCGCCTCCATCACCGTGGGCATCTGCGCCACCGTCGGCGCCGCCCTGCTCGGCTCCCTGCTCGGCGGCCTGGCCGGCTTCTTCGGCAGTTGGAGCGATGCCCTGCTCTCCCGGGTCGCCGACATCTTCTTCGGCATCCCCGTCGTCCTCGGCGGCCTGGTCTTCCTGTCCGTGGTCACCAGCACCACCGTCTGGCCGGTGGTCGGCTTCATCGTGCTGCTCGGCTGGCCCCAGATCGCCCGTATCGCCCGCGGCTCCGTCATCACCGCCAAACAGAACGACTACGTGCAGGCCGCCCGGGCCCTCGGCGCCGGCAACGGCCGGATGCTGCTGCGGCACGTCGCCCCCAACGCCGTCGCCCCGGTCATCGTGGTCGCCACCATCGCCCTGGGCACGTACATCGCCCTGGAAGCCACCCTGTCCTTCCTCGGCGTGGGCCTGCGCCCGCCCACCGTCTCCTGGGGCATCGACATCTCCAACGCCGCCCCGCAGATCCGCAACGCCCCGCACATGCTGCTCTGGCCCGCCGGAGCGCTCAGTGTGACCGTGCTGGCGTTCATCATGCTCGGCGACGCGGTGCGCGACGCCCTCGACCCCAAGCTGCGCTGA
- a CDS encoding ABC transporter permease, whose product MGRYVIRRLLQMIPVFIGSTFLIFFMVYALGDPVAALFGDKAPDPATAARIRKDLYLDQPLWKQYLHYMGQIFQGDFGTAFNGQSVTELMASAFPVTLRLTCVAIVIEIVVGITLGVISGLRRGKAIDSSVLVLTLVVISVPTFVTGYLLQYLFGVQWGWVRPTVSADAPLSELILPGIVLALVSLAYVTRLSRTSIAENAKADYVRTAVAKGLPRRRVVTRHLLRNSLIPVVTFIGTDIGALMGGAIVTERIFNIHGVGYQLYQGILRNNAPTVVGFVTILVIVFLLANLLVDLLYAVLDPRIRYA is encoded by the coding sequence ATGGGACGTTATGTGATCCGGCGGCTGCTCCAGATGATCCCGGTGTTCATCGGCAGCACCTTCCTGATCTTCTTCATGGTGTACGCGCTGGGCGACCCGGTGGCGGCGCTCTTCGGGGACAAGGCCCCCGACCCCGCCACCGCGGCGCGCATCCGCAAGGACCTCTACCTCGATCAGCCCCTCTGGAAGCAGTACCTCCACTACATGGGGCAGATCTTCCAGGGCGACTTCGGCACCGCCTTCAACGGGCAGTCGGTCACCGAGCTGATGGCCTCCGCCTTCCCGGTCACCCTCCGGCTGACCTGCGTGGCCATCGTGATCGAGATCGTCGTCGGCATCACCCTCGGGGTGATCAGCGGACTGCGCCGCGGCAAGGCCATCGACAGCAGCGTGCTGGTCCTCACCCTGGTGGTGATCTCGGTCCCCACCTTCGTCACCGGCTACCTGCTCCAGTACCTCTTCGGCGTGCAGTGGGGCTGGGTCCGGCCCACCGTCTCCGCGGACGCCCCCTTGAGCGAACTGATCCTGCCCGGCATCGTCCTCGCCCTGGTCTCCCTCGCCTACGTCACCCGGCTCTCCCGCACCTCCATCGCCGAGAACGCCAAGGCCGACTACGTCCGCACCGCCGTCGCCAAAGGACTGCCGCGCCGCCGCGTCGTCACCCGGCACCTGCTCCGGAACTCGCTGATCCCGGTGGTCACCTTCATCGGCACCGACATCGGCGCCCTGATGGGCGGGGCCATCGTCACCGAGCGCATCTTCAACATCCACGGCGTCGGCTACCAGCTCTACCAGGGCATCCTCCGCAACAACGCCCCCACCGTCGTCGGCTTCGTGACCATCCTCGTCATCGTCTTCCTGCTGGCCAACCTGCTCGTCGACCTGCTCTACGCGGTCCTGGACCCGAGGATCCGGTATGCCTGA
- a CDS encoding transglutaminase-like domain-containing protein: MSGAFRAEFAAEARSERPDLSLLCLYLAAEADPSLDERAVDEAQIELDRLAGLLPYGLRSPREWAAALSELLGGQLGFHGTPADYGRLSSSLLHEVLRRRRGLPILLSVVWLEVARRAGAPVYGLGLPGHFVVGFGDPEERVHVDPFAGGAALGAGPAGVAAEAGPLEPARTLDIVLRILNNIRAWAAARPEESAVALWSLDLSLLLPSHPASLRYERARLLVNRGEFTAGAAELDAYAEVVSAVDADAAARLRAEALAARALLN; encoded by the coding sequence GTGAGCGGCGCGTTCCGCGCGGAGTTCGCGGCGGAAGCACGGTCGGAACGCCCCGACCTGTCGCTGTTGTGCCTGTATCTGGCGGCAGAGGCCGATCCGTCCCTGGACGAACGGGCCGTGGACGAGGCCCAGATCGAACTCGACCGGCTGGCCGGACTGCTGCCGTACGGGCTGCGGAGCCCGCGGGAGTGGGCGGCGGCCCTGTCGGAACTGCTGGGCGGGCAACTGGGCTTCCACGGCACCCCGGCCGACTACGGCCGGCTGTCCTCCTCGCTGCTGCACGAGGTGCTGCGGCGGCGGCGCGGGCTGCCGATCCTGTTGTCGGTGGTCTGGCTGGAGGTGGCCCGCCGGGCCGGTGCCCCGGTGTACGGGCTGGGCCTGCCGGGGCACTTCGTGGTCGGCTTCGGGGACCCGGAGGAGCGGGTGCACGTGGACCCCTTCGCGGGCGGCGCGGCGCTCGGCGCGGGCCCCGCGGGGGTGGCGGCTGAGGCGGGGCCGCTGGAGCCGGCCCGGACCCTGGACATCGTGCTGCGCATCCTGAACAACATCCGTGCCTGGGCCGCCGCCCGGCCGGAGGAGTCGGCGGTGGCCCTGTGGTCGCTGGACCTGTCGCTGCTGCTGCCCTCGCACCCGGCTTCGCTCCGCTACGAGCGGGCACGACTGCTGGTCAACCGGGGGGAGTTCACGGCGGGCGCGGCCGAGCTCGATGCGTACGCCGAGGTCGTCTCGGCGGTGGACGCGGACGCGGCGGCCCGGCTCCGCGCGGAGGCGCTCGCGGCACGGGCCCTGCTGAACTGA
- a CDS encoding GNAT family N-acetyltransferase — protein MEITAGALMEIRITPADVGKRVSVRCAVTAPGGGGKFTDVVGVLVSWTDGVLLITRKSGETVRIAESSLVAGKVVPPAPARRRGPSASFEELARAAARAWQPLENEPLGDWTLRASAGFTRRANSVLPLGDPGMPLDEALARVTAWYTDRGLPPYVQTATGAVGTQEALCAQLAERGWVREVSAEVRIASLAPVGDLEANVSGVALTRDCDEDWMALYGRSAKAADPAVARAVLSPGPSAGPSVWFASVPGQAIGRCVVDGRWAGFAAVEVAPEHRRQGLATAVMAALARQALDEGASAAWLQVEADNDGARGLYDGLGFATHHAYHHFRAEGS, from the coding sequence GTGGAAATCACCGCTGGTGCACTGATGGAGATTCGCATTACCCCGGCTGACGTGGGTAAACGGGTGTCCGTGCGCTGTGCCGTCACGGCCCCCGGGGGCGGTGGGAAGTTCACGGACGTGGTGGGTGTTCTCGTATCGTGGACGGACGGTGTGCTGCTGATCACACGAAAGAGCGGTGAAACCGTCCGTATCGCGGAATCGTCCCTGGTCGCGGGCAAGGTGGTGCCTCCGGCACCGGCCCGTCGGCGGGGCCCCTCGGCCTCCTTCGAGGAGCTCGCGCGGGCCGCCGCCCGGGCCTGGCAGCCGCTGGAGAACGAGCCGCTGGGCGACTGGACGCTGCGGGCCTCGGCCGGATTCACCCGGCGGGCCAATTCGGTACTTCCGCTGGGCGACCCGGGGATGCCTCTGGACGAAGCACTCGCGCGGGTGACGGCCTGGTACACGGACCGGGGACTCCCCCCGTACGTACAGACGGCGACGGGGGCCGTGGGCACCCAGGAGGCGCTGTGCGCGCAGCTGGCCGAGCGCGGCTGGGTGCGCGAGGTCTCGGCGGAGGTCAGGATCGCCTCGCTCGCACCGGTCGGCGATCTGGAGGCGAATGTGTCAGGTGTGGCCCTCACCCGGGACTGCGACGAGGACTGGATGGCGCTGTACGGGCGGTCTGCGAAGGCCGCGGACCCGGCGGTGGCCCGGGCCGTCCTGTCGCCGGGACCTTCGGCAGGGCCCTCGGTGTGGTTCGCCTCGGTGCCCGGGCAGGCGATCGGACGGTGCGTGGTGGACGGCCGGTGGGCCGGCTTCGCCGCGGTGGAGGTCGCCCCGGAGCACCGGCGGCAGGGCCTGGCGACGGCGGTGATGGCGGCGCTGGCCCGGCAGGCCCTCGACGAGGGGGCCTCGGCGGCCTGGCTCCAGGTGGAGGCGGACAACGACGGGGCCCGCGGACTCTACGACGGACTGGGTTTCGCAACGCACCACGCATACCACCATTTCCGGGCGGAGGGATCGTGA